Proteins encoded together in one Solanum lycopersicum chromosome 7, SLM_r2.1 window:
- the LOC101247836 gene encoding nuclear pore complex protein NUP1 isoform X1: MEFNTTPTRYGGRDGERGAGGKFKKPSARKPPATPYDRPPLNQSGRTSWLSKLVDPAYRIISGSANRILPSFISNAIAGNPPPLEQIDGELDNEDPATTQDVGDDNKCTSSYVISRSTEGNKDDSSMGKLNEIPEAEKLEEEKPKNSTPIEGKEEDPSMAKSKGISEAEKLEEEKPKNSSDSVEISRIEQLMQGKSFSRDEITRLTKILNSKIIDEQEKIASITAEGDIGRLHLAHETPRRPNDRNQDETGFAMPGTSTPLPQTNVRDEVGASPIDIARAYMGSRRLSKGNDSYGFVSKVEQAPQNRFHPPPSPKSSTCWPAAMVQDQHGHFTPLNQRGCGLVEFPRTPYSRTLLPKSRDRQTQSQVGSRWLDPSQSSIYSQEKTRTDLPLPSYGSVGPIRRIRNKFGSESRPRKSIFLNSPNASSPLEKVGASKLFLPAAAGKNLEVGQTSGLEKYQSVDHRVGTSEEPMPLISSSNDAVRKILEQLDRHKPTPAEKAAELKLASKWKKYPGKEISDSTPNDKMKSSHLGDFGIRMNNGLAAAQSSKEGDNGTVNRVEIPQEQTTRGTDTGTDASAKAASIANVLGTTAKANTVPPFTSKAADSQVKSFFSGSHNPSLRKDSIHTDDGQKDKGATPQWPSFRNQSNGQNAATLSNSTGFQLPRNAPGQASGAKPNLPSIFVNKPNPRNATFPDNGFGFSFPVPASSGALSEPPTPSMPSPAAGVLSQPVDASTSPVYAFGTGKSAERLVFSFPSTSNASVPVDASDLKFSFGTDRKSRLSFGAIGKATC; the protein is encoded by the exons ATGGAGTTCAATACGACGCCGACACGTTACGGTGGCAGAGACGGCGAGAGAGGCGCCGGCGGGAAGTTTAAGAAACCGTCGGCGAGGAAACCTCCGGCGACTCCTTACGACCGTCCACCATTGAACCAGTCTGGTCGGACTAGCTGGTTATCGAAACTGGTTGATCCGGCATACCGTATTATCTCCGGTAGCGCCAACAGAATCCTCCCATCGTTTATATCGAATGCAATTGCTGGGAATCCTCCTCCGCTTGAACAAATTGACGGTGAATTAG ATAATGAAGATCCAGCAACAACACAAGATGTTGGAGATGACAACAAATGTACTTCAAGT TATGTGATATCCAGATCTACTGAAGGAAATAAAGATGATTCAAGCATGGGGAAATTAAATGAGATCCCCGAAGCAGAGAAGCTGGAAGAAGAGAAACCAAAGAATTCTACTCCTATTGAAGGAAAGGAAGAGGATCCAAGTATGGCGAAATCAAAGGGGATCTCCGAAGCAGAGAAGCTGGAAGAAGAGAAACCAAAGAATTCCTCTGATAGTGTTGAAATTTCGAGAATTGAGCAGCTCATGCAGGGGAAATCATTTTCAAG GGATGAAATAACGCGTTTGACAAAGATATTAAACTCAAAGATTATCGATGAACAAGAAAAGATAGCTAGCATTACAGCTGAAGGAGACATTGGAAGGTTACATTTAGCACACGAGACACCTAGAAGACCAAATGACAGGAATCAGGATGAAACAGGCTTTGCTATGCCTGGAACTTCAACACCTCTTCCCCAAACAAAC GTACGAGATGAAGTTGGCGCATCCCCCATTGATATTGCAAGAGCTTACATGGGAAGCCGTAGGTTAAGTAAGGGAAATGATTCTTATGGTTTTGTATCCAAGGTGGAGCAAGCTCCCCAAAATAGGTTTCATCCACCACCTTCACCGAAGTCATCGACTTGTTGGCCTGCTGCCATGGTGCAAGATCAGCATGGTCATTTTACTCCACTGAATCAGAGAGGATGTGGGCTTGTTGAGTTCCCGAGGACCCCATACTCTAGGACATTATTGCCGAAATCCAGAGATAGG CAGACGCAGTCGCAAGTTGGTAGCAGGTGGCTAGATCCCTCTCAATCATCAATCTACAGCCAG GAGAAGACTAGGACGGATTTACCTCTTCCAAGCTATGGATCTGTGGGACCGATTCGGCGCATACGGAATAAATTTGGCTCAGAATCTCGCCCTAGGAAATCCATTTTCCTGAATTCTCCAAATGCTTCTTCACCTTTAGAAAAAGTTGGTGCTTCCAAATTGTTCTTGCCTGCTGCTGCCGGAAAGAATTTGGAAGTTGGTCAAACTAGTGGTCTGGAGAAGTACCAGTCAGTGGACCATAGAGTAGGCACGTCTGAAGAACCTATGCCACTCATAAGTTCTTCAAATGATGctgtaagaaaaatattagagCAACTTGATAGACACAAACCCACTCCTGCAGAAAAGGCAGCTGAATTGAAGCTGGCAAGCAAATGGAAGAAATATCCCGGCAAAGAAATCTCTGATTCCACtccaaatgataaaatgaaatcATCACATTTAGGAGACTTTGGAATACGTATGAACAATGGTCTGGCAGCTGCCCAATCGTCCAAGGAAGGAGATAATGGAACAGTCAATCGTGTGGAAATACCTCAAGAGCAAACTACCCGTGGAACTGACACTGGTACGGATGCTAGTGCTAAAGCTGCTAGTATAGCTAATGTGTTAGGTACAACGGCTAAAGCCAATACTGTCCCGCCCTTCACTTCTAAGGCAGCTGATTCCCAAGTCAAAAGTTTCTTTTCTGGTTCTCACAATCCAAGTTTGCGCAAG GACTCGATACACACTGATGATGGACAAAAAGATAAAGGTGCTACCCCACAGTGGCCTTCTTTCCGTAATCAAAGCAATGGGCAGAATGCTGCAACGTTATCCAACTCCACGGGTTTCCAGCTACCAAGAAATGCTCCTGGACAAGCCTCTGGTGCAAAACCTAACTTGCCATCCATTTTTGTGAATAAGCCCAATCCTAGAAATGCGACTTTCCCAGACAATGGGTTTGGATTCAGTTTCCCAGTCCCTGCGTCATCTGGAGCACTCTCAGAACCACCAACACCATCCATGCCATCTCCCGCAGCCGGTGTCCTCTCTCAGCCAGTGGATGCATCCACTTCTCCAGTGTACGCCTTCGGCACTGGTAAATCAGCTGAACGACTAGTCTTCTCTTTTCCCTCTACGAGCAATGCATCTGTTCCCGTGGATGCTTCAGATCTCAAGTTTAGCTTTGGAACAGACAGGAAATCAAGACTATCTTTTGGTGCAATAGGAAAAGCAACATGCTAG
- the LOC101247836 gene encoding nuclear pore complex protein NUP1 isoform X2, whose product MEFNTTPTRYGGRDGERGAGGKFKKPSARKPPATPYDRPPLNQSGRTSWLSKLVDPAYRIISGSANRILPSFISNAIAGNPPPLEQIDGELDNEDPATTQDVGDDNKCTSSYVISRSTEGNKDDSSMGKLNEIPEAEKLEEEKPKNSTPIEGKEEDPSMAKSKGISEAEKLEEEKPKNSSDSVEISRIEQLMQGKSFSRDEITRLTKILNSKIIDEQEKIASITAEGDIGRLHLAHETPRRPNDRNQDETGFAMPGTSTPLPQTNVRDEVGASPIDIARAYMGSRRLSKGNDSYGFVSKVEQAPQNRFHPPPSPKSSTCWPAAMVQDQHGHFTPLNQRGCGLVEFPRTPYSRTLLPKSRDRTQSQVGSRWLDPSQSSIYSQEKTRTDLPLPSYGSVGPIRRIRNKFGSESRPRKSIFLNSPNASSPLEKVGASKLFLPAAAGKNLEVGQTSGLEKYQSVDHRVGTSEEPMPLISSSNDAVRKILEQLDRHKPTPAEKAAELKLASKWKKYPGKEISDSTPNDKMKSSHLGDFGIRMNNGLAAAQSSKEGDNGTVNRVEIPQEQTTRGTDTGTDASAKAASIANVLGTTAKANTVPPFTSKAADSQVKSFFSGSHNPSLRKDSIHTDDGQKDKGATPQWPSFRNQSNGQNAATLSNSTGFQLPRNAPGQASGAKPNLPSIFVNKPNPRNATFPDNGFGFSFPVPASSGALSEPPTPSMPSPAAGVLSQPVDASTSPVYAFGTGKSAERLVFSFPSTSNASVPVDASDLKFSFGTDRKSRLSFGAIGKATC is encoded by the exons ATGGAGTTCAATACGACGCCGACACGTTACGGTGGCAGAGACGGCGAGAGAGGCGCCGGCGGGAAGTTTAAGAAACCGTCGGCGAGGAAACCTCCGGCGACTCCTTACGACCGTCCACCATTGAACCAGTCTGGTCGGACTAGCTGGTTATCGAAACTGGTTGATCCGGCATACCGTATTATCTCCGGTAGCGCCAACAGAATCCTCCCATCGTTTATATCGAATGCAATTGCTGGGAATCCTCCTCCGCTTGAACAAATTGACGGTGAATTAG ATAATGAAGATCCAGCAACAACACAAGATGTTGGAGATGACAACAAATGTACTTCAAGT TATGTGATATCCAGATCTACTGAAGGAAATAAAGATGATTCAAGCATGGGGAAATTAAATGAGATCCCCGAAGCAGAGAAGCTGGAAGAAGAGAAACCAAAGAATTCTACTCCTATTGAAGGAAAGGAAGAGGATCCAAGTATGGCGAAATCAAAGGGGATCTCCGAAGCAGAGAAGCTGGAAGAAGAGAAACCAAAGAATTCCTCTGATAGTGTTGAAATTTCGAGAATTGAGCAGCTCATGCAGGGGAAATCATTTTCAAG GGATGAAATAACGCGTTTGACAAAGATATTAAACTCAAAGATTATCGATGAACAAGAAAAGATAGCTAGCATTACAGCTGAAGGAGACATTGGAAGGTTACATTTAGCACACGAGACACCTAGAAGACCAAATGACAGGAATCAGGATGAAACAGGCTTTGCTATGCCTGGAACTTCAACACCTCTTCCCCAAACAAAC GTACGAGATGAAGTTGGCGCATCCCCCATTGATATTGCAAGAGCTTACATGGGAAGCCGTAGGTTAAGTAAGGGAAATGATTCTTATGGTTTTGTATCCAAGGTGGAGCAAGCTCCCCAAAATAGGTTTCATCCACCACCTTCACCGAAGTCATCGACTTGTTGGCCTGCTGCCATGGTGCAAGATCAGCATGGTCATTTTACTCCACTGAATCAGAGAGGATGTGGGCTTGTTGAGTTCCCGAGGACCCCATACTCTAGGACATTATTGCCGAAATCCAGAGATAGG ACGCAGTCGCAAGTTGGTAGCAGGTGGCTAGATCCCTCTCAATCATCAATCTACAGCCAG GAGAAGACTAGGACGGATTTACCTCTTCCAAGCTATGGATCTGTGGGACCGATTCGGCGCATACGGAATAAATTTGGCTCAGAATCTCGCCCTAGGAAATCCATTTTCCTGAATTCTCCAAATGCTTCTTCACCTTTAGAAAAAGTTGGTGCTTCCAAATTGTTCTTGCCTGCTGCTGCCGGAAAGAATTTGGAAGTTGGTCAAACTAGTGGTCTGGAGAAGTACCAGTCAGTGGACCATAGAGTAGGCACGTCTGAAGAACCTATGCCACTCATAAGTTCTTCAAATGATGctgtaagaaaaatattagagCAACTTGATAGACACAAACCCACTCCTGCAGAAAAGGCAGCTGAATTGAAGCTGGCAAGCAAATGGAAGAAATATCCCGGCAAAGAAATCTCTGATTCCACtccaaatgataaaatgaaatcATCACATTTAGGAGACTTTGGAATACGTATGAACAATGGTCTGGCAGCTGCCCAATCGTCCAAGGAAGGAGATAATGGAACAGTCAATCGTGTGGAAATACCTCAAGAGCAAACTACCCGTGGAACTGACACTGGTACGGATGCTAGTGCTAAAGCTGCTAGTATAGCTAATGTGTTAGGTACAACGGCTAAAGCCAATACTGTCCCGCCCTTCACTTCTAAGGCAGCTGATTCCCAAGTCAAAAGTTTCTTTTCTGGTTCTCACAATCCAAGTTTGCGCAAG GACTCGATACACACTGATGATGGACAAAAAGATAAAGGTGCTACCCCACAGTGGCCTTCTTTCCGTAATCAAAGCAATGGGCAGAATGCTGCAACGTTATCCAACTCCACGGGTTTCCAGCTACCAAGAAATGCTCCTGGACAAGCCTCTGGTGCAAAACCTAACTTGCCATCCATTTTTGTGAATAAGCCCAATCCTAGAAATGCGACTTTCCCAGACAATGGGTTTGGATTCAGTTTCCCAGTCCCTGCGTCATCTGGAGCACTCTCAGAACCACCAACACCATCCATGCCATCTCCCGCAGCCGGTGTCCTCTCTCAGCCAGTGGATGCATCCACTTCTCCAGTGTACGCCTTCGGCACTGGTAAATCAGCTGAACGACTAGTCTTCTCTTTTCCCTCTACGAGCAATGCATCTGTTCCCGTGGATGCTTCAGATCTCAAGTTTAGCTTTGGAACAGACAGGAAATCAAGACTATCTTTTGGTGCAATAGGAAAAGCAACATGCTAG
- the LOC101247836 gene encoding nuclear pore complex protein NUP1 isoform X6 yields MKIQQQHKMLEMTTNVLQVSTEGNKDDSSMGKLNEIPEAEKLEEEKPKNSTPIEGKEEDPSMAKSKGISEAEKLEEEKPKNSSDSVEISRIEQLMQGKSFSRDEITRLTKILNSKIIDEQEKIASITAEGDIGRLHLAHETPRRPNDRNQDETGFAMPGTSTPLPQTNVRDEVGASPIDIARAYMGSRRLSKGNDSYGFVSKVEQAPQNRFHPPPSPKSSTCWPAAMVQDQHGHFTPLNQRGCGLVEFPRTPYSRTLLPKSRDRQTQSQVGSRWLDPSQSSIYSQEKTRTDLPLPSYGSVGPIRRIRNKFGSESRPRKSIFLNSPNASSPLEKVGASKLFLPAAAGKNLEVGQTSGLEKYQSVDHRVGTSEEPMPLISSSNDAVRKILEQLDRHKPTPAEKAAELKLASKWKKYPGKEISDSTPNDKMKSSHLGDFGIRMNNGLAAAQSSKEGDNGTVNRVEIPQEQTTRGTDTGTDASAKAASIANVLGTTAKANTVPPFTSKAADSQVKSFFSGSHNPSLRKDSIHTDDGQKDKGATPQWPSFRNQSNGQNAATLSNSTGFQLPRNAPGQASGAKPNLPSIFVNKPNPRNATFPDNGFGFSFPVPASSGALSEPPTPSMPSPAAGVLSQPVDASTSPVYAFGTGKSAERLVFSFPSTSNASVPVDASDLKFSFGTDRKSRLSFGAIGKATC; encoded by the exons ATGAAGATCCAGCAACAACACAAGATGTTGGAGATGACAACAAATGTACTTCAAGT ATCTACTGAAGGAAATAAAGATGATTCAAGCATGGGGAAATTAAATGAGATCCCCGAAGCAGAGAAGCTGGAAGAAGAGAAACCAAAGAATTCTACTCCTATTGAAGGAAAGGAAGAGGATCCAAGTATGGCGAAATCAAAGGGGATCTCCGAAGCAGAGAAGCTGGAAGAAGAGAAACCAAAGAATTCCTCTGATAGTGTTGAAATTTCGAGAATTGAGCAGCTCATGCAGGGGAAATCATTTTCAAG GGATGAAATAACGCGTTTGACAAAGATATTAAACTCAAAGATTATCGATGAACAAGAAAAGATAGCTAGCATTACAGCTGAAGGAGACATTGGAAGGTTACATTTAGCACACGAGACACCTAGAAGACCAAATGACAGGAATCAGGATGAAACAGGCTTTGCTATGCCTGGAACTTCAACACCTCTTCCCCAAACAAAC GTACGAGATGAAGTTGGCGCATCCCCCATTGATATTGCAAGAGCTTACATGGGAAGCCGTAGGTTAAGTAAGGGAAATGATTCTTATGGTTTTGTATCCAAGGTGGAGCAAGCTCCCCAAAATAGGTTTCATCCACCACCTTCACCGAAGTCATCGACTTGTTGGCCTGCTGCCATGGTGCAAGATCAGCATGGTCATTTTACTCCACTGAATCAGAGAGGATGTGGGCTTGTTGAGTTCCCGAGGACCCCATACTCTAGGACATTATTGCCGAAATCCAGAGATAGG CAGACGCAGTCGCAAGTTGGTAGCAGGTGGCTAGATCCCTCTCAATCATCAATCTACAGCCAG GAGAAGACTAGGACGGATTTACCTCTTCCAAGCTATGGATCTGTGGGACCGATTCGGCGCATACGGAATAAATTTGGCTCAGAATCTCGCCCTAGGAAATCCATTTTCCTGAATTCTCCAAATGCTTCTTCACCTTTAGAAAAAGTTGGTGCTTCCAAATTGTTCTTGCCTGCTGCTGCCGGAAAGAATTTGGAAGTTGGTCAAACTAGTGGTCTGGAGAAGTACCAGTCAGTGGACCATAGAGTAGGCACGTCTGAAGAACCTATGCCACTCATAAGTTCTTCAAATGATGctgtaagaaaaatattagagCAACTTGATAGACACAAACCCACTCCTGCAGAAAAGGCAGCTGAATTGAAGCTGGCAAGCAAATGGAAGAAATATCCCGGCAAAGAAATCTCTGATTCCACtccaaatgataaaatgaaatcATCACATTTAGGAGACTTTGGAATACGTATGAACAATGGTCTGGCAGCTGCCCAATCGTCCAAGGAAGGAGATAATGGAACAGTCAATCGTGTGGAAATACCTCAAGAGCAAACTACCCGTGGAACTGACACTGGTACGGATGCTAGTGCTAAAGCTGCTAGTATAGCTAATGTGTTAGGTACAACGGCTAAAGCCAATACTGTCCCGCCCTTCACTTCTAAGGCAGCTGATTCCCAAGTCAAAAGTTTCTTTTCTGGTTCTCACAATCCAAGTTTGCGCAAG GACTCGATACACACTGATGATGGACAAAAAGATAAAGGTGCTACCCCACAGTGGCCTTCTTTCCGTAATCAAAGCAATGGGCAGAATGCTGCAACGTTATCCAACTCCACGGGTTTCCAGCTACCAAGAAATGCTCCTGGACAAGCCTCTGGTGCAAAACCTAACTTGCCATCCATTTTTGTGAATAAGCCCAATCCTAGAAATGCGACTTTCCCAGACAATGGGTTTGGATTCAGTTTCCCAGTCCCTGCGTCATCTGGAGCACTCTCAGAACCACCAACACCATCCATGCCATCTCCCGCAGCCGGTGTCCTCTCTCAGCCAGTGGATGCATCCACTTCTCCAGTGTACGCCTTCGGCACTGGTAAATCAGCTGAACGACTAGTCTTCTCTTTTCCCTCTACGAGCAATGCATCTGTTCCCGTGGATGCTTCAGATCTCAAGTTTAGCTTTGGAACAGACAGGAAATCAAGACTATCTTTTGGTGCAATAGGAAAAGCAACATGCTAG
- the LOC101247836 gene encoding nuclear pore complex protein NUP1 isoform X5, giving the protein MSPRLDPVVRHRRNNLKIMKIQQQHKMLEMTTNVLQVSTEGNKDDSSMGKLNEIPEAEKLEEEKPKNSTPIEGKEEDPSMAKSKGISEAEKLEEEKPKNSSDSVEISRIEQLMQGKSFSRDEITRLTKILNSKIIDEQEKIASITAEGDIGRLHLAHETPRRPNDRNQDETGFAMPGTSTPLPQTNVRDEVGASPIDIARAYMGSRRLSKGNDSYGFVSKVEQAPQNRFHPPPSPKSSTCWPAAMVQDQHGHFTPLNQRGCGLVEFPRTPYSRTLLPKSRDRQTQSQVGSRWLDPSQSSIYSQEKTRTDLPLPSYGSVGPIRRIRNKFGSESRPRKSIFLNSPNASSPLEKVGASKLFLPAAAGKNLEVGQTSGLEKYQSVDHRVGTSEEPMPLISSSNDAVRKILEQLDRHKPTPAEKAAELKLASKWKKYPGKEISDSTPNDKMKSSHLGDFGIRMNNGLAAAQSSKEGDNGTVNRVEIPQEQTTRGTDTGTDASAKAASIANVLGTTAKANTVPPFTSKAADSQVKSFFSGSHNPSLRKDSIHTDDGQKDKGATPQWPSFRNQSNGQNAATLSNSTGFQLPRNAPGQASGAKPNLPSIFVNKPNPRNATFPDNGFGFSFPVPASSGALSEPPTPSMPSPAAGVLSQPVDASTSPVYAFGTGKSAERLVFSFPSTSNASVPVDASDLKFSFGTDRKSRLSFGAIGKATC; this is encoded by the exons ATGTCTCCAAGGTTGGACCCAGTGGTCAGGCACAGGAGAAACAACTTGAAG ATAATGAAGATCCAGCAACAACACAAGATGTTGGAGATGACAACAAATGTACTTCAAGT ATCTACTGAAGGAAATAAAGATGATTCAAGCATGGGGAAATTAAATGAGATCCCCGAAGCAGAGAAGCTGGAAGAAGAGAAACCAAAGAATTCTACTCCTATTGAAGGAAAGGAAGAGGATCCAAGTATGGCGAAATCAAAGGGGATCTCCGAAGCAGAGAAGCTGGAAGAAGAGAAACCAAAGAATTCCTCTGATAGTGTTGAAATTTCGAGAATTGAGCAGCTCATGCAGGGGAAATCATTTTCAAG GGATGAAATAACGCGTTTGACAAAGATATTAAACTCAAAGATTATCGATGAACAAGAAAAGATAGCTAGCATTACAGCTGAAGGAGACATTGGAAGGTTACATTTAGCACACGAGACACCTAGAAGACCAAATGACAGGAATCAGGATGAAACAGGCTTTGCTATGCCTGGAACTTCAACACCTCTTCCCCAAACAAAC GTACGAGATGAAGTTGGCGCATCCCCCATTGATATTGCAAGAGCTTACATGGGAAGCCGTAGGTTAAGTAAGGGAAATGATTCTTATGGTTTTGTATCCAAGGTGGAGCAAGCTCCCCAAAATAGGTTTCATCCACCACCTTCACCGAAGTCATCGACTTGTTGGCCTGCTGCCATGGTGCAAGATCAGCATGGTCATTTTACTCCACTGAATCAGAGAGGATGTGGGCTTGTTGAGTTCCCGAGGACCCCATACTCTAGGACATTATTGCCGAAATCCAGAGATAGG CAGACGCAGTCGCAAGTTGGTAGCAGGTGGCTAGATCCCTCTCAATCATCAATCTACAGCCAG GAGAAGACTAGGACGGATTTACCTCTTCCAAGCTATGGATCTGTGGGACCGATTCGGCGCATACGGAATAAATTTGGCTCAGAATCTCGCCCTAGGAAATCCATTTTCCTGAATTCTCCAAATGCTTCTTCACCTTTAGAAAAAGTTGGTGCTTCCAAATTGTTCTTGCCTGCTGCTGCCGGAAAGAATTTGGAAGTTGGTCAAACTAGTGGTCTGGAGAAGTACCAGTCAGTGGACCATAGAGTAGGCACGTCTGAAGAACCTATGCCACTCATAAGTTCTTCAAATGATGctgtaagaaaaatattagagCAACTTGATAGACACAAACCCACTCCTGCAGAAAAGGCAGCTGAATTGAAGCTGGCAAGCAAATGGAAGAAATATCCCGGCAAAGAAATCTCTGATTCCACtccaaatgataaaatgaaatcATCACATTTAGGAGACTTTGGAATACGTATGAACAATGGTCTGGCAGCTGCCCAATCGTCCAAGGAAGGAGATAATGGAACAGTCAATCGTGTGGAAATACCTCAAGAGCAAACTACCCGTGGAACTGACACTGGTACGGATGCTAGTGCTAAAGCTGCTAGTATAGCTAATGTGTTAGGTACAACGGCTAAAGCCAATACTGTCCCGCCCTTCACTTCTAAGGCAGCTGATTCCCAAGTCAAAAGTTTCTTTTCTGGTTCTCACAATCCAAGTTTGCGCAAG GACTCGATACACACTGATGATGGACAAAAAGATAAAGGTGCTACCCCACAGTGGCCTTCTTTCCGTAATCAAAGCAATGGGCAGAATGCTGCAACGTTATCCAACTCCACGGGTTTCCAGCTACCAAGAAATGCTCCTGGACAAGCCTCTGGTGCAAAACCTAACTTGCCATCCATTTTTGTGAATAAGCCCAATCCTAGAAATGCGACTTTCCCAGACAATGGGTTTGGATTCAGTTTCCCAGTCCCTGCGTCATCTGGAGCACTCTCAGAACCACCAACACCATCCATGCCATCTCCCGCAGCCGGTGTCCTCTCTCAGCCAGTGGATGCATCCACTTCTCCAGTGTACGCCTTCGGCACTGGTAAATCAGCTGAACGACTAGTCTTCTCTTTTCCCTCTACGAGCAATGCATCTGTTCCCGTGGATGCTTCAGATCTCAAGTTTAGCTTTGGAACAGACAGGAAATCAAGACTATCTTTTGGTGCAATAGGAAAAGCAACATGCTAG